A genomic stretch from Vibrio neptunius includes:
- a CDS encoding TRAP transporter permease produces MKDPLQQELQKFALPTRDDFPLVGKVITTLSVVLSLLHVWFNTVATLPELWISAIHFAGFAIICALWYPAHGRFKRSRAALGVDIGLVIAILACVIYLPFAEDALYERGMSFIASDWLFSILAIAIVIELIRRTMGWFIPLLILVCLSYVVLWGKWTTGLFHFPGLSFETLLFRSFYSSEGMFGPISRISWTFVFMFILFGAFLVRSGVGDYILAVAKAAAGKVIGGPGFIAVIGSGLMGSVSGSSVANTVSTGVISIPLMQKAGFPPRFAAGVEAAASTGGQLMPPVMGAGAFIMASYTQIPYVDIILVSLLPALIYFLSVAFFVRIEAKRSGVQKESTGGESLIRVLASGWHNLIPLAVLVTLLVQGFTPTYAAGLSILSVVVASWFSKHHKMGPSAIYEALAQGAKNMATTAVLLVGIGLVVNVISTTGIGNTFSLMIHHWANGQLLLMLLFVALASLILGMGLPVTASYIVLGTLSAPALYELLAEKQLLDLMMAGQLPQEAMSIFMLITPDQLTTLAAPMSLETAQQLLSQVPADFMQTLLEQSLGLETVSLALLSAHLIIFWLSQDSNVTPPVCLTAFAAATIARTPPMRTGFTAWKIAKGLYLVPLLIAYSGIISWDTMSVLEAGLFAILGTYAFVGAMEGYLEGKVHLLMRLLLIVIGCALVWPETPMSVRLACCGILIGFVWYSRKHDQPTPIQQPISSS; encoded by the coding sequence ATGAAGGATCCACTTCAACAAGAACTGCAAAAGTTTGCCCTGCCGACACGTGATGATTTTCCATTAGTTGGCAAAGTCATCACGACACTTAGTGTGGTTCTCTCTTTATTGCACGTCTGGTTTAATACCGTCGCAACGCTACCAGAATTATGGATTTCAGCCATTCACTTTGCTGGTTTCGCCATCATATGTGCACTCTGGTATCCAGCGCATGGGCGCTTTAAGCGAAGTCGCGCAGCTCTTGGCGTCGATATTGGGCTTGTCATCGCCATCCTCGCATGTGTGATTTATCTCCCGTTTGCCGAAGATGCCCTCTATGAACGTGGCATGAGCTTTATTGCCAGCGACTGGTTGTTTTCCATCCTGGCGATCGCTATCGTCATAGAACTCATACGCCGCACCATGGGCTGGTTCATTCCGCTACTAATCCTTGTCTGTCTTAGTTATGTCGTACTGTGGGGGAAATGGACAACGGGTTTATTCCACTTCCCTGGATTGAGTTTTGAGACCCTGCTTTTTCGCAGCTTTTATTCATCAGAGGGGATGTTCGGCCCCATTTCTCGCATAAGCTGGACATTTGTCTTCATGTTCATTTTGTTTGGTGCCTTTCTGGTCCGATCGGGCGTTGGCGACTACATCCTTGCCGTAGCGAAAGCGGCGGCTGGAAAAGTGATCGGTGGACCTGGGTTTATTGCCGTCATTGGCTCAGGTTTAATGGGTTCAGTATCGGGGTCAAGTGTCGCCAATACCGTTTCCACGGGCGTTATCAGCATCCCTCTGATGCAAAAAGCAGGCTTTCCGCCGCGATTCGCCGCTGGTGTAGAGGCCGCCGCATCAACCGGAGGACAGCTGATGCCACCTGTCATGGGGGCCGGTGCATTTATCATGGCCTCTTACACACAAATCCCCTATGTCGATATCATCTTGGTCTCTCTCCTACCGGCATTGATCTATTTTCTGTCTGTCGCTTTCTTCGTGCGGATTGAAGCCAAACGCAGCGGCGTACAAAAAGAATCGACAGGTGGCGAATCATTGATCCGCGTCTTGGCCTCTGGTTGGCACAACCTGATTCCATTGGCAGTATTGGTGACGCTACTGGTGCAAGGATTCACGCCAACTTATGCCGCCGGATTATCCATTTTGTCTGTTGTCGTCGCGTCGTGGTTTTCAAAACATCACAAAATGGGCCCTAGTGCTATTTACGAGGCATTGGCGCAAGGGGCAAAAAACATGGCAACGACCGCGGTGCTTTTAGTCGGCATTGGGTTAGTGGTGAATGTCATCAGTACTACAGGCATTGGCAACACCTTCTCACTGATGATCCATCACTGGGCTAACGGACAACTGCTGCTGATGCTGCTGTTTGTGGCTCTGGCCTCTTTGATTCTGGGTATGGGTTTGCCTGTCACTGCTTCCTACATTGTGCTCGGCACACTGTCTGCCCCAGCGCTATACGAATTACTGGCCGAAAAACAACTACTCGACCTGATGATGGCAGGCCAACTGCCCCAAGAAGCCATGTCTATCTTTATGCTCATCACACCTGATCAACTCACCACACTAGCCGCCCCTATGTCACTGGAAACAGCTCAACAACTGCTCTCCCAAGTTCCAGCTGATTTTATGCAGACACTACTGGAGCAAAGCTTGGGGCTTGAAACCGTCAGTTTAGCTTTACTGTCCGCTCATCTGATCATTTTCTGGTTATCGCAAGATAGCAATGTCACGCCACCGGTATGTTTAACCGCCTTTGCCGCTGCAACCATTGCCCGCACGCCACCAATGCGAACCGGCTTTACGGCGTGGAAAATCGCCAAGGGTTTATATTTGGTCCCTCTGCTTATTGCCTACAGTGGCATCATCAGTTGGGATACGATGTCAGTACTTGAGGCCGGGTTGTTCGCCATTTTAGGCACTTATGCATTTGTTGGAGCCATGGAAGGCTATCTGGAAGGAAAAGTCCATCTGCTCATGCGGCTTTTACTCATCGTGATAGGCTGTGCTCTGGTTTGGCCTGAAACCCCGATGAGTGTGCGCTTAGCCTGTTGTGGGATATTGATCGGTTTCGTATGGTACAGCCGAAAACATGACCAGCCCACGCCAATCCAACAACCTATTTCTTCTAGCTGA
- a CDS encoding LysM peptidoglycan-binding domain-containing protein: MERKYPDPFKTKRPHMRAGYKPIIEEKSAGPMPTISPPEEKEPAFAYAVEYACEMSLYSKAVEPHIGSLLGKTAQESRFSQWRQVANGPHTRSIVSIDKQETQQLWVGSKAPLPVNAELRWSDILPQDKDHLTIEYAFVPIRPAIQIGEMLGLPTEGYLYHFVDGELLHEYRFQGDTRYHFLVTQSTAGAMNPEPRSQFGSDFVLALWKREGQVVVNQHLLFSRHAMDDQAMSAVDAAFLNEHGVQLDMDAIIPLTKGPIVEEVSRRAAHQAAQGETLEQIAQQHGVTLETLQTLNPTLPLSPLDKGAVIYTEPVRVYNHALDVGYPAFTARLSEGLLSIDRIAREKPFPVVKVATANQSAFAALAPVRYAIDNRNLDTLNDEVVKGLNPITDTALFPGGVLRSDKLPYTLRQLRDGWLYALSQDPKTDVWSVAEYQVVKGEFYRFVGDLAETRYNADAEKPHAYVLYQTGRPYFIGYASQRWTQNLQDFYTGNTPESQQARQAWLRDITAPTHRLPIEQISKEVADVGHEDLSAYYLTCASPTVTEADEQGLITPLQPASLISYQYQAPLLCAHHFVALDDPLADFTDLYLRLAQSVLPLLQDDHTQRKIVVAEAIRSLVRISLPPGTLDNVPVDKVVEVEQDLDTCLEYHYYQAQLKNGNAVGNWGASLALEAQPIIAAYPEARARLNQYGIAPALLESRFREYVERRKAHRQVNWADLDTFYKDYLSTLHHSVAMIKHDAPHVIKAITALGTDPRRFGLDVGDHAHHRVLSTLMDATLNELELSAQQVPELSDSIDELLTEPDNLLGLAVYGFSSEIYAATEPLLGGVTFSDFTGQTRIPLSGFISAFNDVIGFSDPNSALFTATKSLLIPLERQINQATQAVKDKGDKAVRSLQMLRFRIINRVMKLPGLSARRAMAMSLWGQAQLSQGKVFLNEGLSAQTQAANGRYHQLLMEAHSTNTALSKLPADSPDYRRMSTSLRQINKQISRYVESIPPVFSEYQSQTVGKYTFSNAASSVSHAFDRLGGTDLVVASLNLINITSQIQTLQEMEKSAPYPDTRRQQTTVGYSIAWFVNNTGVVLKGLSLSKIQGKSGVMENTLKTLKTSKMEGVKIADVLNAQRYIAHSLIAGAAGVIAAGLEGWQVVEDFSSSKSSTERFLLFGKGVALAGQFASWGGLVYNSLRTRLGLIFVGEVLKGWMLAINFWGAALYAAVTILLLLTKRTPLETWLRHSIWGKEPDFNRSAVDEYHALLALLNQPSIQFRTTARRIDRAGASNSATVYFKQEMTILLPNAYANEAVTLCIESGFPPSDYQNFTAHTLFSGQVTRDKNEPTLCRYHLPLPQPLQHLVAQGQGTIRQERLNVFVGRHANNPYDNGNALVSVYQAQTLAGVSEHKTMPALAESKLSLMPTHQVQLRLPPMPTHPAPASKKPE; the protein is encoded by the coding sequence ATGGAGCGTAAATACCCCGACCCGTTTAAAACCAAAAGACCTCATATGAGGGCTGGCTACAAACCGATTATTGAAGAGAAATCGGCTGGCCCGATGCCAACCATTTCTCCACCCGAAGAGAAAGAGCCAGCCTTCGCTTACGCGGTCGAATACGCGTGCGAGATGAGTTTGTACAGCAAGGCAGTCGAGCCACACATAGGCAGCCTGCTAGGCAAGACCGCACAAGAAAGCCGGTTCTCTCAATGGCGTCAAGTCGCCAATGGCCCTCATACCCGCAGCATTGTCTCGATAGACAAGCAAGAAACCCAACAATTGTGGGTCGGAAGCAAAGCCCCGCTTCCGGTCAATGCCGAACTCCGTTGGTCAGACATCCTGCCTCAAGACAAAGACCACCTCACTATCGAATACGCGTTTGTGCCCATTCGCCCCGCCATCCAAATCGGCGAAATGCTCGGCTTACCGACCGAAGGCTATTTGTACCATTTTGTTGATGGTGAACTGCTGCATGAATACCGCTTCCAAGGCGACACTCGGTATCACTTTTTGGTCACGCAAAGCACTGCGGGGGCGATGAATCCAGAGCCTAGAAGCCAGTTTGGCAGCGACTTTGTCTTAGCCCTGTGGAAACGAGAGGGTCAGGTGGTGGTCAACCAGCACTTGCTGTTTAGCCGACACGCCATGGATGACCAAGCCATGTCGGCGGTAGACGCGGCCTTTTTAAATGAGCATGGCGTCCAGCTCGATATGGACGCCATCATCCCTTTGACCAAAGGGCCAATCGTAGAAGAGGTTAGTCGCCGAGCCGCTCATCAGGCGGCTCAAGGGGAAACCCTAGAGCAGATTGCTCAGCAGCACGGCGTCACTCTTGAAACCTTACAAACCTTAAACCCGACGTTGCCATTATCGCCACTGGACAAGGGGGCGGTCATCTATACCGAGCCCGTGAGGGTGTACAACCATGCGCTGGATGTCGGTTACCCAGCCTTCACCGCCCGGCTCAGTGAAGGGCTGCTCTCGATAGACCGCATTGCCCGTGAAAAACCGTTTCCCGTGGTGAAGGTCGCCACGGCGAATCAAAGTGCCTTTGCCGCCTTGGCTCCGGTGCGCTACGCCATCGACAACCGAAACCTAGACACACTCAATGATGAGGTAGTCAAAGGGCTTAACCCCATCACTGACACCGCGCTCTTCCCGGGCGGCGTGCTGCGTTCAGACAAACTCCCTTATACCTTACGGCAGCTGCGCGATGGCTGGCTCTATGCCCTAAGCCAAGACCCAAAAACCGACGTCTGGTCGGTGGCCGAATACCAAGTCGTCAAAGGCGAGTTCTACCGTTTTGTTGGCGACCTGGCCGAAACGCGATATAACGCAGACGCTGAAAAGCCACACGCTTACGTGCTTTATCAAACTGGCCGGCCCTATTTTATCGGTTATGCGAGCCAGCGCTGGACACAAAACCTGCAAGATTTCTACACAGGCAATACCCCAGAGAGCCAGCAAGCAAGACAAGCCTGGCTGCGCGATATCACCGCCCCAACCCATCGTCTGCCGATTGAACAAATCTCAAAAGAAGTGGCCGACGTCGGCCACGAAGACTTAAGCGCGTATTATTTGACCTGCGCTTCTCCCACCGTCACCGAAGCCGATGAACAAGGGCTCATCACCCCACTGCAGCCCGCGTCCCTCATCAGCTACCAGTATCAAGCGCCCCTCTTGTGCGCCCACCATTTTGTCGCTTTGGATGACCCCTTGGCTGACTTCACCGACTTGTATCTGCGCTTGGCGCAATCAGTATTGCCCTTGTTGCAAGACGACCACACGCAGCGAAAAATCGTGGTGGCGGAAGCCATTCGGAGCTTGGTGCGCATTTCCCTGCCACCGGGCACCTTAGATAATGTCCCGGTCGACAAGGTGGTTGAGGTCGAGCAAGACCTAGATACCTGCTTGGAGTACCACTACTATCAAGCGCAATTGAAGAACGGTAATGCCGTCGGCAATTGGGGCGCCAGTTTGGCCTTAGAAGCGCAACCCATTATCGCCGCCTACCCTGAAGCCAGAGCCAGACTCAATCAATACGGTATTGCACCAGCTCTACTCGAGTCACGCTTTAGAGAGTATGTTGAACGGCGCAAAGCGCACCGCCAAGTCAACTGGGCAGACTTAGACACCTTCTACAAAGACTACCTAAGCACCCTTCATCATAGCGTCGCCATGATAAAGCACGACGCCCCCCATGTGATAAAGGCCATCACCGCCTTAGGCACCGACCCGCGGCGCTTTGGCCTCGACGTCGGCGATCATGCCCACCACCGAGTGCTAAGTACCCTGATGGATGCGACGCTCAATGAACTCGAATTGAGTGCCCAGCAGGTGCCCGAGTTGAGCGACAGCATCGATGAATTGCTCACCGAACCGGATAACTTATTAGGCTTGGCGGTGTACGGATTCTCGTCGGAGATTTATGCCGCCACCGAACCACTGCTCGGTGGCGTGACCTTCTCGGATTTTACTGGTCAAACACGTATCCCGCTAAGCGGGTTTATCTCGGCGTTTAACGATGTAATTGGGTTCAGCGACCCCAATTCGGCCTTGTTTACGGCGACGAAGAGCTTACTCATCCCCCTTGAAAGGCAAATCAATCAGGCCACACAGGCGGTCAAAGACAAAGGGGATAAAGCGGTGCGCAGCCTACAAATGCTGCGTTTTCGTATCATTAACCGCGTGATGAAACTGCCCGGTTTGTCGGCGCGGCGCGCCATGGCAATGTCGCTGTGGGGGCAAGCTCAATTGAGTCAGGGTAAGGTGTTTCTTAACGAGGGCCTTAGCGCTCAAACCCAAGCGGCCAATGGCCGTTACCACCAGTTGTTAATGGAAGCGCACAGTACCAATACTGCCTTGTCCAAGCTCCCTGCTGACTCACCAGACTATCGCCGAATGTCGACGTCGTTACGTCAGATAAACAAACAAATCAGTCGCTATGTGGAGTCTATCCCACCAGTGTTCAGCGAATACCAGAGCCAAACCGTTGGCAAATACACCTTCAGCAACGCCGCGAGCTCGGTCAGCCATGCCTTTGACCGCCTTGGCGGCACGGATTTGGTGGTGGCGTCCCTCAACCTAATTAATATCACCTCACAAATACAAACCCTGCAAGAGATGGAAAAGTCGGCCCCTTACCCGGATACGCGTCGCCAACAAACCACCGTAGGTTACAGTATCGCGTGGTTTGTTAATAACACAGGCGTGGTGCTAAAAGGGCTATCACTGAGTAAAATCCAAGGCAAAAGTGGTGTAATGGAGAATACGCTAAAGACACTCAAAACCAGTAAGATGGAAGGTGTGAAAATTGCAGATGTTCTTAACGCTCAGCGCTATATTGCCCACTCACTGATTGCCGGCGCAGCAGGGGTGATCGCCGCGGGTCTAGAAGGCTGGCAAGTCGTAGAAGATTTCTCGTCATCAAAAAGTTCGACAGAAAGATTCTTATTGTTTGGTAAAGGCGTGGCTCTGGCTGGGCAATTTGCAAGTTGGGGTGGATTGGTCTACAACTCGCTAAGAACTCGTTTAGGCCTGATATTCGTCGGTGAAGTATTAAAAGGTTGGATGTTAGCCATTAACTTCTGGGGCGCGGCTTTGTATGCCGCAGTGACCATACTGCTGTTGCTGACTAAACGAACCCCGCTGGAAACCTGGCTGCGCCATTCAATATGGGGCAAAGAGCCAGACTTTAACCGCAGCGCTGTGGATGAATACCACGCCTTACTGGCTTTGCTTAACCAGCCGTCAATCCAGTTTCGCACCACTGCGCGACGTATTGATAGAGCGGGGGCAAGCAACAGCGCGACCGTCTATTTTAAACAAGAGATGACCATCCTGCTGCCCAACGCTTATGCCAATGAAGCCGTGACCCTGTGCATCGAAAGCGGCTTTCCGCCCTCGGATTATCAGAACTTTACCGCTCACACCTTATTCAGCGGCCAAGTAACACGCGATAAAAATGAGCCGACCCTGTGCCGCTACCACTTACCTTTACCTCAACCACTGCAACACCTAGTGGCGCAAGGGCAAGGGACCATCAGACAAGAAAGACTCAACGTGTTTGTTGGTCGCCATGCCAATAACCCGTATGATAACGGCAATGCACTGGTTAGCGTCTATCAGGCGCAAACCTTAGCGGGGGTCAGCGAGCACAAAACCATGCCAGCGCTCGCGGAGTCAAAGCTATCACTGATGCCAACCCATCAGGTTCAGTTGCGGCTGCCCCCCATGCCAACCCACCCAGCGCCAGCCAGTAAAAAACCAGAGTAA
- a CDS encoding TAXI family TRAP transporter solute-binding subunit produces MTLKNIFTTTVLTLSALAFTQSTLASERSYILATASTGGTFYPVGVALATLSKVKLAPKQHFSLAAISSAGSGENIKLLNDNQAQFAILQGLYGAWAWKGAGPYKSSQTQLRSVSMLWQNVEHFIVRSDIAQTGTISDLEKLQGKKFSIGKKSSGTENSGRQIMQSLAINPEEFKLAFMGYGGSASALQNGTIDGMNTPAGVPVGAVTQAFAALGNDIQILSFTDEQIKQANREYDIWTKYEIPANTYPNLDKPITTIAQPNFLAVRDDIPEEDVYQLTKTIYENLPFLQGIHKATKAMALEKSISGLPVPLHPGAARYYREMGIELPAELIAR; encoded by the coding sequence ATGACGTTAAAAAACATCTTCACCACCACTGTACTCACACTAAGTGCATTGGCGTTTACCCAATCAACGCTTGCTAGCGAGCGCAGTTACATTCTTGCAACCGCTTCAACTGGTGGCACTTTCTACCCAGTAGGCGTAGCACTGGCAACATTAAGTAAGGTGAAACTCGCTCCCAAACAACACTTTTCATTGGCTGCTATCAGTTCAGCTGGCTCGGGAGAAAACATTAAGCTTCTTAATGACAATCAGGCACAGTTTGCGATTTTGCAAGGGTTGTATGGCGCTTGGGCTTGGAAGGGCGCAGGACCGTATAAAAGCAGCCAAACTCAGCTGCGGTCAGTGTCCATGCTATGGCAAAACGTAGAGCATTTTATTGTCCGTTCAGATATCGCGCAAACAGGGACCATAAGCGATCTTGAAAAACTACAAGGCAAAAAGTTTTCTATCGGTAAAAAAAGCTCAGGGACAGAGAACTCAGGGCGTCAGATCATGCAAAGTCTGGCCATCAACCCAGAAGAGTTCAAACTTGCCTTTATGGGTTATGGCGGTAGCGCCAGCGCACTGCAAAACGGCACCATTGATGGTATGAATACGCCTGCGGGTGTACCTGTCGGCGCAGTCACTCAAGCATTTGCAGCGCTTGGCAATGACATTCAAATCCTATCTTTCACTGATGAACAAATCAAACAAGCAAACCGAGAATATGACATCTGGACCAAGTATGAGATACCCGCCAACACCTATCCGAACTTAGATAAACCCATCACGACCATTGCACAGCCGAATTTTCTCGCCGTGCGTGACGATATCCCTGAAGAAGACGTTTATCAACTAACGAAAACCATCTACGAGAATTTGCCTTTCCTGCAAGGTATTCACAAGGCAACCAAAGCGATGGCGTTAGAAAAGAGCATCTCCGGACTGCCCGTTCCCCTACACCCTGGTGCAGCTCGTTACTACCGAGAAATGGGTATTGAGCTTCCAGCGGAATTGATCGCGCGTTAA
- a CDS encoding sigma-54 dependent transcriptional regulator — MQQTTKHPIVLIEDDPIVRQTTAQWLQLAGFELTTFDNGTAALAAITQHEFMAIISDVRLPGIDGLELLQQVKQQAPDIPVILITGHGDVDMAVNALQQGAYDFIEKPFEPERLAQTVNQAIQPYIESQKWRSRQTYLQSLEGIEQILIGRSRVMCELREQVQKIASIDTNVIIYGDTGCGKELVAYCLHHFSTRQPHPFVPLNCGAIPDNLFESELFGHEAGAFTGAAKRRIGKIEFADKGTLFLDEIESLPLAMQVKLLRALQENTVERVGSNHAKAVNLRVISAAKCDLLNHSEFRPDLFYRLNIAQLYLPALKDREEDALLLFEHFTQEANTNTRRPSPADQQMLLSYPWPGNVRELRNVAIRFALDDSLTVGDILSCRPQTTTAGIKQGLPLAIQMQSFERKILHEALKRHQGRINDVLEELDLPRRTLNQKMVKYALNRSDYTPS, encoded by the coding sequence ATGCAACAAACAACTAAACACCCTATCGTGCTGATCGAGGACGATCCCATCGTTCGTCAGACGACAGCACAATGGCTTCAACTGGCTGGCTTTGAACTTACCACCTTTGACAATGGTACGGCGGCACTCGCCGCCATTACTCAACACGAATTCATGGCAATCATCAGTGATGTTCGCTTACCTGGCATCGACGGCTTAGAGTTGCTACAGCAAGTGAAGCAGCAAGCTCCTGATATTCCAGTGATCCTGATCACTGGACATGGTGATGTCGACATGGCAGTCAACGCTCTGCAACAGGGCGCTTACGATTTTATCGAAAAACCGTTCGAACCTGAGCGCTTAGCACAGACCGTCAACCAAGCCATCCAACCCTATATCGAATCGCAAAAATGGCGGTCACGGCAGACCTACCTACAAAGCCTTGAAGGCATAGAACAGATATTGATAGGACGCAGTCGGGTAATGTGTGAACTGCGTGAACAGGTGCAGAAAATCGCCAGCATTGATACCAACGTCATTATTTATGGTGATACAGGGTGCGGAAAAGAATTGGTCGCTTACTGTCTGCATCACTTCAGCACCCGACAGCCGCACCCATTCGTTCCACTCAATTGCGGTGCAATACCGGATAACCTATTTGAAAGTGAGTTGTTTGGTCACGAAGCTGGTGCTTTTACCGGGGCTGCCAAGCGGCGCATCGGCAAGATAGAGTTTGCTGACAAAGGCACTTTATTTCTGGATGAAATTGAAAGCCTACCTTTGGCAATGCAAGTTAAGCTGTTGCGCGCGCTGCAAGAAAACACCGTTGAACGCGTGGGCAGTAACCATGCTAAAGCGGTTAACTTACGCGTGATCTCCGCTGCTAAATGTGACTTGCTAAACCACTCTGAATTTCGCCCAGATCTGTTTTACCGTTTGAATATCGCCCAGCTTTATTTACCCGCTTTGAAAGACCGCGAGGAAGACGCTTTACTGCTGTTTGAACATTTTACTCAGGAAGCCAATACCAACACCCGACGTCCCAGCCCTGCTGACCAACAAATGTTGCTCAGCTACCCTTGGCCAGGCAATGTTCGTGAGCTACGCAATGTCGCGATTCGTTTTGCACTGGATGATTCTCTAACCGTTGGAGACATTCTCTCATGCCGTCCACAAACGACCACAGCCGGCATCAAGCAAGGTTTGCCGCTCGCCATTCAGATGCAAAGCTTCGAAAGAAAAATTCTCCACGAAGCGTTGAAGCGCCATCAGGGACGCATCAATGATGTGCTGGAAGAGCTCGATTTACCCAGACGAACTCTCAACCAAAAGATGGTCAAATATGCGCTAAACCGAAGTGACTATACGCCCTCTTAG
- a CDS encoding LysR family transcriptional regulator: protein MASRLHAYIGTFRQLEILLAVYEGGSIKSATETLFLTQPTVSMQLKKLTEAIGLPLYQQVGKKMKFTDAGLATVETAKKNTTQLRRIGHASFQFEGTGIRNPEVGCYHDGQVFHTAPTGAIS from the coding sequence ATGGCGTCCAGGCTACACGCATATATCGGAACGTTTCGTCAGTTGGAAATTTTGCTCGCAGTTTATGAAGGGGGCAGCATAAAATCGGCAACAGAGACGCTGTTTTTAACTCAGCCGACGGTTTCTATGCAGCTAAAAAAGCTAACAGAAGCGATCGGTCTGCCACTTTATCAACAGGTAGGCAAAAAAATGAAGTTTACCGATGCTGGTCTGGCAACGGTAGAAACGGCAAAAAAAAATACTACACAGTTGCGAAGAATTGGACATGCGTCTTTCCAGTTTGAGGGGACTGGAATCAGGAACCCTGAGGTTGGCTGTTACCACGACGGCCAAGTATTTCACACCGCACCTACTGGGGCCATTTCGTGA
- a CDS encoding sodium-dependent bicarbonate transport family permease, with the protein MVIDAVVAFFILGIVIQLVGAKIPFPENLYKALSLVLMIAIGLKGGIALQKHLDPDLLTMSVAVVAFGLTIPLVAYPILRFFGQLDNINAGAIAAHYGSVSVATYAVAVALLEAANISYEAYFPLFVVLLEMPAILVGLLLAKGSLRHINTAFIRKELIANPSILLMMGSLIIGYIGGESVHKLSPLFIELFSGVLALFLLKMGLTAGKQLTALKKNSLFLVSFAVLMPMLGGIAGTALGLALQLSAGGITLMAVLGASASYIAVPAAMKESLPEANSGMSITASLGITFPFNVLFNVPFFIAVGQHVGS; encoded by the coding sequence ATGGTCATAGATGCGGTCGTTGCATTTTTCATTCTCGGTATCGTCATTCAATTGGTGGGAGCTAAGATCCCATTCCCCGAAAATCTGTATAAAGCGCTCAGTCTGGTTTTAATGATCGCCATTGGTCTCAAGGGAGGCATAGCGCTGCAAAAGCATCTTGACCCCGACCTTCTCACTATGTCAGTGGCGGTAGTGGCATTTGGCCTTACTATTCCATTAGTGGCTTATCCAATACTTAGGTTTTTCGGTCAGTTGGATAACATCAATGCTGGTGCGATTGCAGCCCATTACGGTTCTGTAAGTGTCGCAACCTATGCCGTCGCCGTCGCCTTACTAGAGGCAGCAAACATCAGTTATGAAGCTTACTTCCCACTTTTTGTCGTTTTACTCGAAATGCCCGCCATTCTGGTCGGTCTTTTATTAGCAAAAGGAAGCCTGAGGCATATCAACACGGCGTTTATCCGCAAGGAACTAATCGCTAACCCCAGTATTCTTCTTATGATGGGTAGCTTAATCATCGGCTATATTGGAGGGGAAAGTGTACACAAACTCTCTCCATTGTTTATAGAACTGTTCTCTGGTGTATTAGCTTTGTTCCTGTTGAAAATGGGCCTAACGGCTGGCAAACAGTTAACTGCGTTGAAAAAAAATAGCCTGTTTTTAGTCAGCTTTGCGGTTTTAATGCCAATGCTCGGAGGTATCGCAGGTACAGCCCTTGGCCTAGCACTACAATTAAGTGCCGGAGGCATTACCCTAATGGCAGTATTGGGAGCCAGTGCTTCTTATATCGCCGTACCAGCAGCGATGAAAGAGAGTTTACCGGAAGCGAACTCGGGCATGTCGATTACCGCGTCACTTGGGATCACTTTCCCTTTCAACGTTTTGTTTAATGTCCCTTTCTTTATTGCCGTTGGGCAGCACGTGGGCAGCTAA